The Nitrospirota bacterium genome includes the window AGGATTTATACATCTGAGATAATAATTATGGAGATTTTAAGGGGTGCAAAATCCGACAGGGAATATAATATGCTATATGATGATTTCCTTGCACTCCCTCAACTTATAATAGACCGCAATGTATGGGAAACAGCGTGGAAGACCGCTTATAAGCTTAGAAAAGGTGGCGTTAATGTGCCGATGGCTGATGTGATAATATCGGCAACTGCAATGTATTATAAATGCACACTCATGCATTCTGACAGGCATTTTAATATGATAGCAAAACATGCATCGCTAAAAGTCTTAGAAGTCTGACATGAAAATTAGAGACAAACTCTTTCTCGGTTTCGGCCTTTATATATTCCTCGCTTCAATCCTTGGCTTTTTAACATACAAAGAACTGCAGACAATTACTACGAAATTATCCCTTGTAGAAACAGCGGATGACATAACAAATACATTCCTTGAGGTGAGGAGATATGAAAAAAATTTCATGCTTTATAGGGATAAAGACAGCCTGCATGAACTCAAGCAATATCTCGGCGTATTAAAAAGAAACATTGACAATATTAAAACTGAAATTATCAAAGAGATAGGGATAAATAACTATGACATGATGAAAAAGACGATAACAGAATACGAGCGTCTCTTTGATAGGATGGTGGAAGGTGAAAAAGATGTTATTGACAGGATGAGATTAAAGGCGAGGGAGATACAGTCCTTTACAGAAAGCCTGTCAAAGAAGGAGAGGGCAAATATAGATGCTGTGAGTAAAAGGTCTATAAGGTTACTTTTATATGCACTGCTGACAATTATAGTATTGGGAACTATCATAAACATAAAGTTAGGCATGAGCATTGCCCGTCCAATAAAAAGTCTTGAAGAGATAACAAAGAAGGTTGCAGGTGGTGATTTCTCTGAGCGAATTGAGATTAAGGGCAGGGATGAGATTGCATCACTCGGAGCGTCCTT containing:
- a CDS encoding PIN domain nuclease; this encodes MNSERFMVDTTVWIKYLRGLVPSLRNQISSLALEDRIYTSEIIIMEILRGAKSDREYNMLYDDFLALPQLIIDRNVWETAWKTAYKLRKGGVNVPMADVIISATAMYYKCTLMHSDRHFNMIAKHASLKVLEV